In Streptomyces sp. Li-HN-5-11, the sequence CCCCCAGGGACAGAGGGACGTCCTGCTCGGCATCGGAGACTACCTGGGACGCTTCGGCGAGTCGGTCTACAACACCAGAGCCTGGACCGCCTACGGCGAGGGGCCGACGAAGATGGGCGGCGGTTCCTTCACCACTCCGACGGCCGGCACCGCGCAGGACATCCGCTTCACCAGGAACAAGGCGGGCACGGTCCTCTACGCCACGGTCCTCGGCTGGCCCGGCGGCTCCCTGACGATATCGACGCTCGGCTCCGACCGGATCGACCTGGCTTCCCTCACCTCGGCCCAGCTGCTGAACTCGACGGCGGGCACCTACGTCAACCTCCCCTCCCCGGCCCAGGACTCCTCCGGGCTGCACCTGACCCTGCCCTCGTCGTCCGCGCCGTTCTCCGCCCTCGCCTACGTGGTCAAGCTCGGGTTCTCCGGCCCGATCCCGCCACTGAAGCCCGCCGCGGGTGCCGTGGCCTACCAGGACGTCGACTACTCCGGTGCCGCGGCGGTGCTGCCCGTGGGCGACTACACCGCCGACCAGCTGGCCCTCGCCGGTCTTTCGAGCCTCAGCATCTCCTCGCTGCGACTCGCGCCGGGCTACCAGGTCATCGGCTACGCGGGCGACAACTTCACCGGCACCGCGTGGACCTTCACCACCGACAACGCGGACCTCCGTGCCACCGGCAACAACGACGCCGTCACCTCACTCAAGGTGCAGTTCAATCCCTCGGCCTGGTTCCGGCTGACCAACGTCACCGACGGCCTGGCCCTGGACAGCGGCGGCGACGTCGCGGGCGGGTCCATCCTCAAGCAGTGGACCTGGGACGGCAGCACCAACCTCCAGTGGCAGGCCGTCGAACTCGGCAACGGCTACTACAAGCTGGTCAACCGCACCAACGGCATGGTCGCCGACGGCTGGGGCGACGCCGGCAACGGCTCCGCCTGCCGGCAGCTGGCCTGGAACGGCAACAACAACCAGCAGTGGCTGATCACCCACCGCGGCGACGGCCGGTACTCCATCGCCAACCGCGCCACCGGACTCGTCCTGGACGGCGGCGGGAACGTCGCCTCCGGCTCCGTCACCAAGCAGTGGGCATGGACCGGCAGCACCAATCTGGAGTGGACGTTCACCGCGGTGTGAGCTCCTCGGCCCCGGCGGAAGCAGCGCCGCACGTGTTCCCGCCGGGGCTCTGGAGTGCCGACGGTCACCTGACGGTGATCGTCACCGTTGCCGTGCTGGTCGCGGCGGGAAGCTGTCGACGGCCAGGTGCTCACCGTCGTCCAGCGTTCCGTCCGGGAGGAAGCGGAGGGCCGGCGCGCCGTGGGCGGTCCTCGTGTGCGCGACGAGGGTAGCCGGGCTGCCGGTGTCGTCGGCCAGTACGCCGTGCCGTGAACCGATGGTCAGCGTCCGCCCCGCGTGCGCGGTGCAGGCGTCGTCGCGAGCTGGAGCCTCGGCGTGCCGGCGGCCGGTCCGGTGCCGGCGGCCAGGGACAGGACCACGGCCGTGGCGGCAGCGGTCGCGATTCCCGGACGGTTCATCCGATCCCTCCTCGTCGCGCGTCACTGTGGCGCGCGACCGGCAGCCTCATCACCGCGGATGGCCGGTGGGGAGCCGCAAGGTACAGAAGGGGTGAAGCCTGTGACCTGCTCGACGACATGACGCAGGAAACCGGCGGCGGTGCCTCCGTCGCAGACGCGGTGGTCGAAGGTCAGCGACAGGTGGACGACCTTGCGTGTCTCCAGGCGGCCCTGCACCGCCCAGGGCCGGTCGGTGATGCGGCCCACGCCGAGCATCGCGGCCTGCGGGTGGTTGAGGAGGGGCGTGGCTCCGTCGACCCCGAGGACGCCGTAGTTGTTCAGGGTGAACGTGCCACCGGTGCGCTGGTGCGCCGGGAGCGCGCCGCGGCGGGCGAGGCCGGTCAGGCTGCGCAGTTCTGCCGCGAGGTCTTCCGGGGACAGCCGGTCCGCGTCCCGCACCACGGGTACGACGAGTCCCCGGTCGGTCTGCACGGCGAAGCCGAGGTGTACCTGGGGCAGGCGGACGATCTCGCCGCGGTCGGTGTCGACGCGCGCGTTGAGCTCCGGGAAGGCGGCCAGTCCCGTCAGGCAGGCCTGGGCGAGCAGCGGCAGCAGGCCCGTTCCGAGGGAGGCCCGGGCGGCGAGCAGGGCGGTGGCGTCGGTGTCCGCCCAGATGGTGACGGCGGGGGTCTCCCGGTGGCCGCGGAGGTACTTCTCGGCCGTCGCGTCCAGAGGCACGCGGGTGCCGGGCCGGGACGCGGGAGTGCCGCCGGCCGGTGCGGCGCCCGGGTCCCGTGCGGTGTGGCCGACGCCTCCGGCGTCCCCCGGACCTGTTCCCGCGGGCCGGCCGGACGGCATCGTGACCGTCCGGCGCGTGCCACTCGTTCCGTAACCGGTGAGCACCGCGCCCGAGCCGTCGTCGCACACGCTGTCCGACACCGTGAGCAGCGGCGCCCCCACGGCGACGACCTCGCCCGCACCGCAGTGCAGCCTGGTCACCGTTCCCGCGAAGGGACTCGGCAACGTCACCACGGACTTGGCGGTTTCGACCTCGACGACGACCTGGTCGTGGGCGACCGTGTCGCCGACGGAGACCTTCCACTCCAGTACCTCGGCGTCGGCCAGCCCCTCGCCAAGGTCCGGAAGGTGGAAGGTGCGGCCGCCGGTGGCCGGGGCCGGCGCGGCTCGGCGGACCGGACGTCCCGTGGCGGCGGGCAGCAGCCGGCGCAGGCCGTCGAGTACCCGGTCGACGCCCGGCAGGTGGGCGCCTTCCAGCAGGGGCGGCGGATAGGGGATGTCGTATCCCGTGACGCGCAGGACCGGAGCGCGCAGCGCGTCGAAGCACCGTTCCTGCACCCGGGCCGCGATCTCGGCGCCGACCCCGGCGAAGCCCTGGGCCTCGTGCAGGACCAGGCACCGTCCGGTGCGCCGCACCGAGGCGGTGATCGCCCGGTCGTCCAGCGGGACGAGCGTGCGCAGGTCGAGCACTTCCACGTCCAGGCCCTCGCCCGCCGCCACGCTCGCCGCCTCCAGGGCCACCGCGACCGAGGAGCCGTAGGCCACCAGGGTCGCGTCGCTTCCGGCCCGGCGTGTCACGGCGCTGCCGAACGGTTCGGCACGAACGGGGAACTCGACCTCCTCCTTCGTCCAGTAGCGGCGCTTGGGTTCCAGGAAGATCACCGGGTCCGGGTCGTCGATGGCCTCGCGCAGCAACGCGTACGCGTCCGCCACCGTCGCCGGGGTCACCACCTTCAGGCCCGCGGTGTGCGCGTAGTAGGCCTCGCTGGAGTCGCTGTGGTGCTCCACGCCGCCGATGCCGCCGCCGTAGGGAACGCGCACCACCAGCGGCAGCGGCAGGGCGCCGCGCGTGCGGTTGCGCATCTTGGCCATGTGGGAGGCGATCTGC encodes:
- a CDS encoding alpha-L-fucosidase; the encoded protein is MSNSLSRRRFLPGATAVTAAAVASDALAVGTALAAPSTYTPDWSSVNQHPPAPEWFQDAKFGIYFHWGVFSVPAYDSEWYPRNMYASGSNANKHHIATYGSPSAWPYHNFINGSQDLAGDFVQFAPKLKSGGGNFDPDEWAQLFVDAGAKFAGPVAEHHDGFSMWNSQVNEWNSVAKGPRLNLLQLFTDAIRAKNLKLLVAMHHAYNFNGYYEFAPAQSDPSLRKLYGQLGAAQENQLWYDKLKEVIDLAKPDVLWQDFKLDAVDETQRLNFLAYYYNQANSWGREVVATYKDGFNSHGEVFDYERGGPGDLTAPYWLTDDSISSSSWCYTQGIGYYTKAQILHSLLDRVSKNGNMLLNIAPMADGTIPQGQRDVLLGIGDYLGRFGESVYNTRAWTAYGEGPTKMGGGSFTTPTAGTAQDIRFTRNKAGTVLYATVLGWPGGSLTISTLGSDRIDLASLTSAQLLNSTAGTYVNLPSPAQDSSGLHLTLPSSSAPFSALAYVVKLGFSGPIPPLKPAAGAVAYQDVDYSGAAAVLPVGDYTADQLALAGLSSLSISSLRLAPGYQVIGYAGDNFTGTAWTFTTDNADLRATGNNDAVTSLKVQFNPSAWFRLTNVTDGLALDSGGDVAGGSILKQWTWDGSTNLQWQAVELGNGYYKLVNRTNGMVADGWGDAGNGSACRQLAWNGNNNQQWLITHRGDGRYSIANRATGLVLDGGGNVASGSVTKQWAWTGSTNLEWTFTAV
- a CDS encoding dihydrolipoamide acetyltransferase family protein; amino-acid sequence: MRRLLPAATGRPVRRAAPAPATGGRTFHLPDLGEGLADAEVLEWKVSVGDTVAHDQVVVEVETAKSVVTLPSPFAGTVTRLHCGAGEVVAVGAPLLTVSDSVCDDGSGAVLTGYGTSGTRRTVTMPSGRPAGTGPGDAGGVGHTARDPGAAPAGGTPASRPGTRVPLDATAEKYLRGHRETPAVTIWADTDATALLAARASLGTGLLPLLAQACLTGLAAFPELNARVDTDRGEIVRLPQVHLGFAVQTDRGLVVPVVRDADRLSPEDLAAELRSLTGLARRGALPAHQRTGGTFTLNNYGVLGVDGATPLLNHPQAAMLGVGRITDRPWAVQGRLETRKVVHLSLTFDHRVCDGGTAAGFLRHVVEQVTGFTPSVPCGSPPAIRGDEAAGRAPQ